A single genomic interval of Zingiber officinale cultivar Zhangliang chromosome 4A, Zo_v1.1, whole genome shotgun sequence harbors:
- the LOC121971837 gene encoding sodium/calcium exchanger NCL1-like isoform X1, which produces MAPSLALMLPRLLLPFLFLALFHLIAIGRPISTPADEALADLLLSDGITPGSTSDSQTLLLPFLRRPTISQIFAADQCEQTYGFLPCTTTVVGNMFLIVVYGFLMYKAATYLSSGSELLLKIMGPGIVGGLFLPILGALPDAMLILVSGISGSKETAQNQVSIGMGLLAGSTVMLLTTLWGSCIIVGKSDLSDNSTSIDPQDTQIFSLFGSGVSTDVETSYAARIMVISIIPFVIVQLPQVFNFPSGQRLAVLLSLIVAVALLVSYCVYQVFQPWIQRRRLAYVKHKHVISGILKHAQMQALGRLVDNEGTPNVDVLKRLFRSLDMDSDRSLSRAELRALIIGLQVDEIDLDMDDAVDKIMDEFDTSRNSTIEEHEFIAGISNWLTEAKRDVGNASSYSKNFMDDFHTKARGEHDRLIYQNDEVVERIDNPGQVVSNAILLLLLGTVLAAIFADPLVDAVDNFSLATSIPSFFISFIAMPLATNASEAVSSIIFASRKKQRTSSLTFSEIYGGVTMNNTLCLAVFLALVYLRHLTWDFSAEVLIILIVCVVMGLFTSFRTTFPLWTCFLAFLFYPLSLILVYVLDFVFGWS; this is translated from the exons ATGGCACCGAGCCTCGCGTTGATGCTGCCTCGGCTCCTCCTCCCCTTCCTATTCCTCGCCCTCTTCCATCTCATCGCAATTGGCCGCCCCATCTCGACGCCGGCTGACGAGGCGCTCGCCGATCTTCTGCTCTCGGACGGAATCACTCCCGGCTCGACCTCAGATTCCCAAACCCTACTCCTACCCTTCCTCCGCCGTCCGACCATCTCCCAGATTTTCGCCGCGGATCAGTGCGAGCAGACGTATGGATTCCTCCCCTGCACCACTACGGTAGTCGGGAACATGTTCCTCATCGTCGTGTACGGATTCCTGATGTACAAGGCCGCGACGTACCTCTCCTCCGGGAGCGAGCTTCTCCTCAAAATCATGGGGCCGGGTATTGTTGGTGGACTCTTCCTCCCGATTCTTGGGGCTCTCCCTGACGCAATGCTAATTTTGG TATCTGGGATTTCTGGGAGTAAAGAAACTGCTCAAAATCAAGTGTCGATTGGAATGGGTTTACTTGCTGGATCAACAGTGATGTTGCTTACTACTCTATGGGGTTCTTGTATTATTGTGGGAAAATCTGACCTTTCAGATAATTCAACCTCAATTGATCCACAAGATACACAAATCTTCAGTCTGTTTG GTTCTGGTGTTTCAACTGATGTTGAAACAAGCTATGCAGCGAGAATTATGGTGATATCCATCATCCCATTTGTGATAGTGCAACTGCCACAAGTTTTCAATTTTCCCTCTGGACAACGTCTAGCAGTTTTGCTCTCTCTTATTGTTGCAGTTGCACTCTTGGTTTCTTATTGTGTTTATCAG GTATTTCAACCTTGGATTCAGAGGCGAAGATTAGCTTATGTGAAGCACAAACATGTAATATCAGGAATTCTCAAACATGCTCAGATGCAAGCCCTTGGACGACTCGTGGATAATGAGGGAACACCCAATGTAGATGTCCTTAAAAG ATTGTTCCGTTCACTAGATATGGATTCAGATAGATCACTATCACGTGCCGAGTTGAGAGCTCTGATCATAGGTCTCCAAGTTGATGAAATAGATTTGGATATGGACGATGCTGTTGATAAAATCATGGATGAGTTTGATACATCACGAAATTCAACAATCGAAGAACATGAGTTTATTGCGGGAATATCAAATTGGCTTACCGAGGCCAAACGTGATGTTGGAAATGCTTCATCTTACTCAAAAAATTTCATGGATGATTTTCACACG AAAGCAAGGGGGGAACATGACAGGCTGATCTATCAAAATGATGAAGTTGTAGAAAGGATTGATAATCCTGGTCAGGTAGTCTCcaatgctattttacttttgctACTTGGAACCGTCCTTGCTGCTATTTTTGCTGACCCGCTCGTAGATGCTGTTGACAACTTTTCTCTTGCTACAAGCATACCTTCATTCTTCATATCATTCATTGCAATGCCTTTGGCTACCAATGCCAGTGAGGCTGTTTCATCAATTATCTTTGCCAGCCGAAAAAAACAAAGAACTTCGTCACTCACTTTCTCAGAG ATCTATGGAGGGGTAACCATGAACAACACCCTTTGCTTGGCTGTCTTCTTGGCTCTGGTTTACTTGAGACACCTGACATGGGACTTCTCAGCtgaagttttgatcattttgatcGTCTGCGTGGTGATGGGCCTCTTCACCAGTTTCCGGACGACTTTCCCTCTGTGGACTTGCTTTCTTGCCTTCTTGTTCTACCCCTTGTCGCTGATACTTGTCTATGTGCTCGACTTTGTCTTTGGGTGGTCATAG
- the LOC121971837 gene encoding sodium/calcium exchanger NCL2-like isoform X2, protein MAPSLALMLPRLLLPFLFLALFHLIAIGRPISTPADEALADLLLSDGITPGSTSDSQTLLLPFLRRPTISQIFAADQCEQTYGFLPCTTTVVGNMFLIVVYGFLMYKAATYLSSGSELLLKIMGPGIVGGLFLPILGALPDAMLILVSGISGSKETAQNQVSIGMGLLAGSTVMLLTTLWGSCIIVGKSDLSDNSTSIDPQDTQIFSLFGSGVSTDVETSYAARIMVISIIPFVIVQLPQVFNFPSGQRLAVLLSLIVAVALLVSYCVYQVFQPWIQRRRLAYVKHKHVISGILKHAQMQALGRLVDNEGTPNVDVLKRLFRSLDMDSDRSLSRAELRALIIGLQVDEIDLDMDDAVDKIMDEFDTSRNSTIEEHEFIAGISNWLTEAKRDVGNASSYSKNFMDDFHTKARGEHDRLIYQNDEVVERIDNPGQIYGGVTMNNTLCLAVFLALVYLRHLTWDFSAEVLIILIVCVVMGLFTSFRTTFPLWTCFLAFLFYPLSLILVYVLDFVFGWS, encoded by the exons ATGGCACCGAGCCTCGCGTTGATGCTGCCTCGGCTCCTCCTCCCCTTCCTATTCCTCGCCCTCTTCCATCTCATCGCAATTGGCCGCCCCATCTCGACGCCGGCTGACGAGGCGCTCGCCGATCTTCTGCTCTCGGACGGAATCACTCCCGGCTCGACCTCAGATTCCCAAACCCTACTCCTACCCTTCCTCCGCCGTCCGACCATCTCCCAGATTTTCGCCGCGGATCAGTGCGAGCAGACGTATGGATTCCTCCCCTGCACCACTACGGTAGTCGGGAACATGTTCCTCATCGTCGTGTACGGATTCCTGATGTACAAGGCCGCGACGTACCTCTCCTCCGGGAGCGAGCTTCTCCTCAAAATCATGGGGCCGGGTATTGTTGGTGGACTCTTCCTCCCGATTCTTGGGGCTCTCCCTGACGCAATGCTAATTTTGG TATCTGGGATTTCTGGGAGTAAAGAAACTGCTCAAAATCAAGTGTCGATTGGAATGGGTTTACTTGCTGGATCAACAGTGATGTTGCTTACTACTCTATGGGGTTCTTGTATTATTGTGGGAAAATCTGACCTTTCAGATAATTCAACCTCAATTGATCCACAAGATACACAAATCTTCAGTCTGTTTG GTTCTGGTGTTTCAACTGATGTTGAAACAAGCTATGCAGCGAGAATTATGGTGATATCCATCATCCCATTTGTGATAGTGCAACTGCCACAAGTTTTCAATTTTCCCTCTGGACAACGTCTAGCAGTTTTGCTCTCTCTTATTGTTGCAGTTGCACTCTTGGTTTCTTATTGTGTTTATCAG GTATTTCAACCTTGGATTCAGAGGCGAAGATTAGCTTATGTGAAGCACAAACATGTAATATCAGGAATTCTCAAACATGCTCAGATGCAAGCCCTTGGACGACTCGTGGATAATGAGGGAACACCCAATGTAGATGTCCTTAAAAG ATTGTTCCGTTCACTAGATATGGATTCAGATAGATCACTATCACGTGCCGAGTTGAGAGCTCTGATCATAGGTCTCCAAGTTGATGAAATAGATTTGGATATGGACGATGCTGTTGATAAAATCATGGATGAGTTTGATACATCACGAAATTCAACAATCGAAGAACATGAGTTTATTGCGGGAATATCAAATTGGCTTACCGAGGCCAAACGTGATGTTGGAAATGCTTCATCTTACTCAAAAAATTTCATGGATGATTTTCACACG AAAGCAAGGGGGGAACATGACAGGCTGATCTATCAAAATGATGAAGTTGTAGAAAGGATTGATAATCCTGGTCAG ATCTATGGAGGGGTAACCATGAACAACACCCTTTGCTTGGCTGTCTTCTTGGCTCTGGTTTACTTGAGACACCTGACATGGGACTTCTCAGCtgaagttttgatcattttgatcGTCTGCGTGGTGATGGGCCTCTTCACCAGTTTCCGGACGACTTTCCCTCTGTGGACTTGCTTTCTTGCCTTCTTGTTCTACCCCTTGTCGCTGATACTTGTCTATGTGCTCGACTTTGTCTTTGGGTGGTCATAG
- the LOC121971837 gene encoding sodium/calcium exchanger NCL1-like isoform X3, translated as MAPSLALMLPRLLLPFLFLALFHLIAIGRPISTPADEALADLLLSDGITPGSTSDSQTLLLPFLRRPTISQIFAADQCEQTYGFLPCTTTVVGNMFLIVVYGFLMYKAATYLSSGSELLLKIMGPGIVGGLFLPILGALPDAMLILVSGISGSKETAQNQVSIGMGLLAGSTVMLLTTLWGSCIIVGKSDLSDNSTSIDPQDTQIFSLFGSGVSTDVETSYAARIMVISIIPFVIVQLPQVFNFPSGQRLAVLLSLIVAVALLVSYCVYQVFQPWIQRRRLAYVKHKHVISGILKHAQMQALGRLVDNEGTPNVDVLKRLFRSLDMDSDRSLSRAELRALIIGLQVDEIDLDMDDAVDKIMDEFDTSRNSTIEEHEFIAGISNWLTEAKRDVGNASSYSKNFMDDFHTKARGEHDRLIYQNDEVVERIDNPGQVVSNAILLLLLGTVLAAIFADPLVDAVDNFSLATSIPSFFISFIAMPLATNASEAVSSIIFASRKKQRTSSLTFSELNLGH; from the exons ATGGCACCGAGCCTCGCGTTGATGCTGCCTCGGCTCCTCCTCCCCTTCCTATTCCTCGCCCTCTTCCATCTCATCGCAATTGGCCGCCCCATCTCGACGCCGGCTGACGAGGCGCTCGCCGATCTTCTGCTCTCGGACGGAATCACTCCCGGCTCGACCTCAGATTCCCAAACCCTACTCCTACCCTTCCTCCGCCGTCCGACCATCTCCCAGATTTTCGCCGCGGATCAGTGCGAGCAGACGTATGGATTCCTCCCCTGCACCACTACGGTAGTCGGGAACATGTTCCTCATCGTCGTGTACGGATTCCTGATGTACAAGGCCGCGACGTACCTCTCCTCCGGGAGCGAGCTTCTCCTCAAAATCATGGGGCCGGGTATTGTTGGTGGACTCTTCCTCCCGATTCTTGGGGCTCTCCCTGACGCAATGCTAATTTTGG TATCTGGGATTTCTGGGAGTAAAGAAACTGCTCAAAATCAAGTGTCGATTGGAATGGGTTTACTTGCTGGATCAACAGTGATGTTGCTTACTACTCTATGGGGTTCTTGTATTATTGTGGGAAAATCTGACCTTTCAGATAATTCAACCTCAATTGATCCACAAGATACACAAATCTTCAGTCTGTTTG GTTCTGGTGTTTCAACTGATGTTGAAACAAGCTATGCAGCGAGAATTATGGTGATATCCATCATCCCATTTGTGATAGTGCAACTGCCACAAGTTTTCAATTTTCCCTCTGGACAACGTCTAGCAGTTTTGCTCTCTCTTATTGTTGCAGTTGCACTCTTGGTTTCTTATTGTGTTTATCAG GTATTTCAACCTTGGATTCAGAGGCGAAGATTAGCTTATGTGAAGCACAAACATGTAATATCAGGAATTCTCAAACATGCTCAGATGCAAGCCCTTGGACGACTCGTGGATAATGAGGGAACACCCAATGTAGATGTCCTTAAAAG ATTGTTCCGTTCACTAGATATGGATTCAGATAGATCACTATCACGTGCCGAGTTGAGAGCTCTGATCATAGGTCTCCAAGTTGATGAAATAGATTTGGATATGGACGATGCTGTTGATAAAATCATGGATGAGTTTGATACATCACGAAATTCAACAATCGAAGAACATGAGTTTATTGCGGGAATATCAAATTGGCTTACCGAGGCCAAACGTGATGTTGGAAATGCTTCATCTTACTCAAAAAATTTCATGGATGATTTTCACACG AAAGCAAGGGGGGAACATGACAGGCTGATCTATCAAAATGATGAAGTTGTAGAAAGGATTGATAATCCTGGTCAGGTAGTCTCcaatgctattttacttttgctACTTGGAACCGTCCTTGCTGCTATTTTTGCTGACCCGCTCGTAGATGCTGTTGACAACTTTTCTCTTGCTACAAGCATACCTTCATTCTTCATATCATTCATTGCAATGCCTTTGGCTACCAATGCCAGTGAGGCTGTTTCATCAATTATCTTTGCCAGCCGAAAAAAACAAAGAACTTCGTCACTCACTTTCTCAGAG CTCAATTTGGGACACTGA
- the LOC121971837 gene encoding sodium/calcium exchanger NCL1-like isoform X5 has protein sequence MAPSLALMLPRLLLPFLFLALFHLIAIGRPISTPADEALADLLLSDGITPGSTSDSQTLLLPFLRRPTISQIFAADQCEQTYGFLPCTTTVVGNMFLIVVYGFLMYKAATYLSSGSELLLKIMGPGIVGGLFLPILGALPDAMLILVSGISGSKETAQNQVSIGMGLLAGSTVMLLTTLWGSCIIVGKSDLSDNSTSIDPQDTQIFSLFGSGVSTDVETSYAARIMVISIIPFVIVQLPQVFNFPSGQRLAVLLSLIVAVALLVSYCVYQVFQPWIQRRRLAYVKHKHVISGILKHAQMQALGRLVDNEGTPNVDVLKRLFRSLDMDSDRSLSRAELRALIIGLQVDEIDLDMDDAVDKIMDEFDTSRNSTIEEHEFIAGISNWLTEAKRDVGNASSYSKNFMDDFHTKARGEHDRLIYQNDEVVERIDNPGQMLLTTFLLLQAYLHSSYHSLQCLWLPMPVRLFHQLSLPAEKNKELRHSLSQRSMEG, from the exons ATGGCACCGAGCCTCGCGTTGATGCTGCCTCGGCTCCTCCTCCCCTTCCTATTCCTCGCCCTCTTCCATCTCATCGCAATTGGCCGCCCCATCTCGACGCCGGCTGACGAGGCGCTCGCCGATCTTCTGCTCTCGGACGGAATCACTCCCGGCTCGACCTCAGATTCCCAAACCCTACTCCTACCCTTCCTCCGCCGTCCGACCATCTCCCAGATTTTCGCCGCGGATCAGTGCGAGCAGACGTATGGATTCCTCCCCTGCACCACTACGGTAGTCGGGAACATGTTCCTCATCGTCGTGTACGGATTCCTGATGTACAAGGCCGCGACGTACCTCTCCTCCGGGAGCGAGCTTCTCCTCAAAATCATGGGGCCGGGTATTGTTGGTGGACTCTTCCTCCCGATTCTTGGGGCTCTCCCTGACGCAATGCTAATTTTGG TATCTGGGATTTCTGGGAGTAAAGAAACTGCTCAAAATCAAGTGTCGATTGGAATGGGTTTACTTGCTGGATCAACAGTGATGTTGCTTACTACTCTATGGGGTTCTTGTATTATTGTGGGAAAATCTGACCTTTCAGATAATTCAACCTCAATTGATCCACAAGATACACAAATCTTCAGTCTGTTTG GTTCTGGTGTTTCAACTGATGTTGAAACAAGCTATGCAGCGAGAATTATGGTGATATCCATCATCCCATTTGTGATAGTGCAACTGCCACAAGTTTTCAATTTTCCCTCTGGACAACGTCTAGCAGTTTTGCTCTCTCTTATTGTTGCAGTTGCACTCTTGGTTTCTTATTGTGTTTATCAG GTATTTCAACCTTGGATTCAGAGGCGAAGATTAGCTTATGTGAAGCACAAACATGTAATATCAGGAATTCTCAAACATGCTCAGATGCAAGCCCTTGGACGACTCGTGGATAATGAGGGAACACCCAATGTAGATGTCCTTAAAAG ATTGTTCCGTTCACTAGATATGGATTCAGATAGATCACTATCACGTGCCGAGTTGAGAGCTCTGATCATAGGTCTCCAAGTTGATGAAATAGATTTGGATATGGACGATGCTGTTGATAAAATCATGGATGAGTTTGATACATCACGAAATTCAACAATCGAAGAACATGAGTTTATTGCGGGAATATCAAATTGGCTTACCGAGGCCAAACGTGATGTTGGAAATGCTTCATCTTACTCAAAAAATTTCATGGATGATTTTCACACG AAAGCAAGGGGGGAACATGACAGGCTGATCTATCAAAATGATGAAGTTGTAGAAAGGATTGATAATCCTGGTCAG ATGCTGTTGACAACTTTTCTCTTGCTACAAGCATACCTTCATTCTTCATATCATTCATTGCAATGCCTTTGGCTACCAATGCCAGTGAGGCTGTTTCATCAATTATCTTTGCCAGCCGAAAAAAACAAAGAACTTCGTCACTCACTTTCTCAGAG ATCTATGGAGGGGTAA
- the LOC121971837 gene encoding sodium/calcium exchanger NCL1-like isoform X4, with translation MAPSLALMLPRLLLPFLFLALFHLIAIGRPISTPADEALADLLLSDGITPGSTSDSQTLLLPFLRRPTISQIFAADQCEQTYGFLPCTTTVVGNMFLIVVYGFLMYKAATYLSSGSELLLKIMGPGIVGGLFLPILGALPDAMLILVSGISGSKETAQNQVSIGMGLLAGSTVMLLTTLWGSCIIVGKSDLSDNSTSIDPQDTQIFSLFGSGVSTDVETSYAARIMVISIIPFVIVQLPQVFNFPSGQRLAVLLSLIVAVALLVSYCVYQVFQPWIQRRRLAYVKHKHVISGILKHAQMQALGRLVDNEGTPNVDVLKRLFRSLDMDSDRSLSRAELRALIIGLQVDEIDLDMDDAVDKIMDEFDTSRNSTIEEHEFIAGISNWLTEAKRDVGNASSYSKNFMDDFHTKARGEHDRLIYQNDEVVERIDNPGQMLLTTFLLLQAYLHSSYHSLQCLWLPMPVRLFHQLSLPAEKNKELRHSLSQSSIWDTEETK, from the exons ATGGCACCGAGCCTCGCGTTGATGCTGCCTCGGCTCCTCCTCCCCTTCCTATTCCTCGCCCTCTTCCATCTCATCGCAATTGGCCGCCCCATCTCGACGCCGGCTGACGAGGCGCTCGCCGATCTTCTGCTCTCGGACGGAATCACTCCCGGCTCGACCTCAGATTCCCAAACCCTACTCCTACCCTTCCTCCGCCGTCCGACCATCTCCCAGATTTTCGCCGCGGATCAGTGCGAGCAGACGTATGGATTCCTCCCCTGCACCACTACGGTAGTCGGGAACATGTTCCTCATCGTCGTGTACGGATTCCTGATGTACAAGGCCGCGACGTACCTCTCCTCCGGGAGCGAGCTTCTCCTCAAAATCATGGGGCCGGGTATTGTTGGTGGACTCTTCCTCCCGATTCTTGGGGCTCTCCCTGACGCAATGCTAATTTTGG TATCTGGGATTTCTGGGAGTAAAGAAACTGCTCAAAATCAAGTGTCGATTGGAATGGGTTTACTTGCTGGATCAACAGTGATGTTGCTTACTACTCTATGGGGTTCTTGTATTATTGTGGGAAAATCTGACCTTTCAGATAATTCAACCTCAATTGATCCACAAGATACACAAATCTTCAGTCTGTTTG GTTCTGGTGTTTCAACTGATGTTGAAACAAGCTATGCAGCGAGAATTATGGTGATATCCATCATCCCATTTGTGATAGTGCAACTGCCACAAGTTTTCAATTTTCCCTCTGGACAACGTCTAGCAGTTTTGCTCTCTCTTATTGTTGCAGTTGCACTCTTGGTTTCTTATTGTGTTTATCAG GTATTTCAACCTTGGATTCAGAGGCGAAGATTAGCTTATGTGAAGCACAAACATGTAATATCAGGAATTCTCAAACATGCTCAGATGCAAGCCCTTGGACGACTCGTGGATAATGAGGGAACACCCAATGTAGATGTCCTTAAAAG ATTGTTCCGTTCACTAGATATGGATTCAGATAGATCACTATCACGTGCCGAGTTGAGAGCTCTGATCATAGGTCTCCAAGTTGATGAAATAGATTTGGATATGGACGATGCTGTTGATAAAATCATGGATGAGTTTGATACATCACGAAATTCAACAATCGAAGAACATGAGTTTATTGCGGGAATATCAAATTGGCTTACCGAGGCCAAACGTGATGTTGGAAATGCTTCATCTTACTCAAAAAATTTCATGGATGATTTTCACACG AAAGCAAGGGGGGAACATGACAGGCTGATCTATCAAAATGATGAAGTTGTAGAAAGGATTGATAATCCTGGTCAG ATGCTGTTGACAACTTTTCTCTTGCTACAAGCATACCTTCATTCTTCATATCATTCATTGCAATGCCTTTGGCTACCAATGCCAGTGAGGCTGTTTCATCAATTATCTTTGCCAGCCGAAAAAAACAAAGAACTTCGTCACTCACTTTCTCAGAG CTCAATTTGGGACACTGAAGAGACAAAATAA